A genomic region of Gemmata massiliana contains the following coding sequences:
- a CDS encoding chemotaxis protein CheC — protein MTLTEVQKDAVTELVNIAFSRTAAALSEITGNRVELAVPEVSAHPISGLLPALSRFVRGEVATVHQIFGGPVSGDAFLLLDIEGATRLVSLLADAGAPTAQMGASAREVLAEVGNILLNACLGVFGDLLQVRFTFAVPRLHLDSLGSMLDSLVIGADEIRHALLVGARFRVRASEVTGCMVLVLGVSSLDLFVQAIEEWAERVTHS, from the coding sequence GTGACGCTCACCGAAGTCCAGAAAGATGCCGTAACGGAACTGGTCAATATTGCGTTCTCACGGACCGCGGCCGCGTTATCAGAAATCACCGGGAACCGGGTCGAACTCGCGGTGCCAGAAGTGTCCGCCCACCCCATTAGCGGGTTGCTCCCCGCACTCAGTCGGTTCGTGCGCGGAGAAGTGGCGACCGTTCACCAGATTTTCGGCGGACCGGTCTCGGGCGATGCGTTTCTCTTGTTGGACATTGAAGGGGCCACTCGACTCGTGAGCCTGTTGGCCGATGCCGGCGCCCCGACCGCGCAAATGGGAGCGTCGGCCCGCGAGGTGCTCGCCGAGGTCGGGAACATCTTGCTCAACGCCTGCCTCGGTGTGTTCGGCGATCTGCTGCAAGTGCGTTTTACGTTCGCGGTCCCTCGGCTCCACCTGGATTCGCTTGGCTCGATGCTCGATTCCCTGGTCATCGGGGCGGACGAGATCCGGCACGCGCTGCTCGTCGGTGCGCGGTTCCGCGTGCGCGCGAGCGAAGTGACCGGGTGCATGGTTCTGGTGCTGGGAGTGAGTTCGCTGGACCTGTTCGTCCAGGCGATCGAGGAGTGGGCGGAGCGGGTAACTCATTCCTAG
- a CDS encoding methyl-accepting chemotaxis protein — MAAESADIGRLREETEGVVSVIDKLTHVAEQTLSGTQTQLQSLENATSSANETAASLKETAGQTVTVASSMEELASSVNEMAASIEQVRASTVQFNTGLTETAASVEETAASIQGVTGKTQEMAAAASTVSAAIEEVASSIKGVSDDATALAAAVEESATAVEEMARSIQGVAKNADELTTAAETTASAINEMAASTEQMAATAESLTAEVEGVATGIEQVARSAAGVAQNAEKITDAASTAATSATQLDRSIHAVAELAKQADEATRRVARDAEEGGAAVQKSINGLSRVRDSMTQSTGAIKEMGKRAGEITGIVSTINTIAERTNLLSLNASIEAARAGEAGRGFAVVAEEIRNLANRAAQATADIAAIIRGLQEAVQDAVTTSNESARVAHESGQLAEDGMAGLKKILGGVQGTSQLVAQIARATEEQIQAGHQVVTGISTTATQARQAATASVEQTRAAQGIVQATGQMRKIARQVAQAMGEQGRASRDIIKAGQATRTLAQQVRTATNEQATGAGQLTQALVSMRKGAASTARAVAEQATAIDDVTREVNGVVKLVADVSRAMSEQAAAASAVAKAVGDMRRQSGQVTQAIDQQNQATKEMTGAAEHVSKQMVLITRAHREHSTAGDAILRTLVEIREVTERTALGVRESHRAADELRQRTVALTALTNKMEQTAAVPRSRRGGKK; from the coding sequence ATGGCCGCCGAGTCCGCCGACATCGGGCGCCTTCGCGAAGAGACCGAGGGCGTCGTTTCTGTCATTGACAAATTGACGCACGTCGCCGAGCAAACTCTGAGCGGCACACAGACACAATTGCAGTCCCTGGAGAACGCGACCAGTTCGGCGAACGAAACCGCGGCCTCCCTCAAGGAGACGGCGGGGCAAACTGTGACCGTTGCCAGTTCGATGGAAGAACTGGCTTCGTCGGTGAACGAGATGGCCGCGTCTATCGAACAGGTGCGTGCCAGCACGGTGCAGTTCAACACGGGCCTCACCGAGACCGCGGCGTCGGTCGAAGAGACTGCGGCATCCATTCAGGGAGTTACGGGAAAGACCCAGGAAATGGCCGCAGCTGCTTCCACGGTCAGTGCGGCAATCGAGGAAGTCGCGTCGTCGATCAAAGGAGTGAGCGACGACGCGACGGCCCTGGCCGCGGCCGTTGAGGAGAGTGCAACGGCAGTCGAGGAGATGGCTCGGTCGATTCAGGGTGTGGCCAAGAACGCCGATGAACTGACCACCGCGGCCGAAACGACGGCGTCGGCCATTAACGAAATGGCCGCCTCCACGGAGCAAATGGCGGCAACGGCCGAGAGCCTGACCGCGGAAGTTGAAGGCGTCGCGACCGGCATCGAACAGGTCGCGCGTTCGGCCGCGGGTGTGGCTCAAAATGCCGAGAAGATTACGGACGCCGCCAGTACCGCGGCGACGAGCGCCACTCAACTCGATCGGTCCATTCACGCCGTTGCCGAGCTAGCGAAACAGGCGGACGAAGCGACGCGCCGGGTGGCCCGGGACGCCGAAGAGGGCGGGGCCGCGGTGCAGAAATCCATCAACGGTTTGAGCCGGGTGCGCGATTCGATGACCCAATCGACTGGAGCGATCAAGGAAATGGGCAAGCGGGCGGGAGAAATCACCGGGATCGTGTCGACCATCAACACGATCGCCGAGCGGACCAACCTGCTGTCTCTAAACGCTTCAATTGAGGCCGCGCGAGCGGGTGAGGCCGGGCGCGGGTTCGCCGTCGTCGCGGAAGAAATTCGGAACCTCGCCAATCGCGCGGCGCAAGCAACCGCGGACATTGCGGCGATCATTCGCGGACTTCAAGAAGCAGTCCAGGACGCCGTTACGACTTCCAACGAGAGCGCGCGGGTAGCACACGAAAGCGGTCAACTCGCCGAAGACGGGATGGCCGGGCTGAAAAAGATCCTCGGTGGGGTTCAGGGAACAAGTCAGCTCGTCGCGCAAATCGCGCGGGCGACCGAGGAGCAAATTCAGGCCGGGCACCAGGTCGTTACGGGGATCAGCACGACAGCGACCCAGGCCCGGCAAGCGGCGACCGCGTCCGTTGAGCAGACGCGCGCGGCGCAGGGGATCGTTCAGGCAACCGGGCAGATGCGGAAGATCGCCCGACAGGTGGCGCAAGCGATGGGCGAACAGGGGCGCGCATCGCGCGACATTATTAAAGCGGGGCAAGCGACCCGCACACTGGCCCAACAAGTGCGCACCGCGACCAACGAGCAGGCAACCGGGGCCGGCCAACTCACTCAGGCGCTGGTATCGATGCGAAAAGGTGCGGCGAGTACGGCCCGCGCCGTTGCGGAGCAGGCCACGGCCATCGACGACGTCACACGGGAGGTAAACGGGGTGGTGAAGCTCGTCGCCGATGTGTCGCGTGCGATGAGCGAACAGGCCGCGGCCGCGAGCGCGGTGGCGAAAGCCGTGGGGGACATGCGCCGCCAGTCCGGACAAGTGACTCAGGCCATCGACCAACAGAATCAGGCCACGAAGGAGATGACCGGCGCGGCCGAGCACGTTTCCAAACAAATGGTGCTTATCACGCGCGCCCACCGCGAGCACTCCACGGCCGGGGACGCGATCCTGCGTACTCTTGTGGAGATCCGCGAAGTTACCGAGCGCACGGCTCTGGGAGTCCGGGAATCGCACCGCGCGGCGGACGAATTGCGTCAGCGAACGGTCGCGCTGACCGCGCTCACGAACAAAATGGAGCAAACGGCCGCGGTCCCTCGATCGCGCAGGGGTGGAAAGAAGTAG
- a CDS encoding hybrid sensor histidine kinase/response regulator translates to MGLSAGLLNQLEAVGDWGLLATDTELTVTGWNRWLERQTGLAAEDVLGRKLLDLFPDLPVRGLDRYFRQVLAGQTAILSQRFHSYILPIPTPIAGANQGRMQQSARILPLVADGNVLGTLTLIEDVTERVVRDAELRSRGRQQAALALSARAALAGHDIAALCSESVHQLADTVGADCAEVIERQPNSTAWARLAGTGWSEAPGPIFQTVETAHVRAVLDSESAVLGEPEGDSQFAADAYLRSQGIVSGFVVQIPGRGNQPFGLLGVYSRTPRRFTPDERQHVQALADIIGTAAERKQLDAELRLRVGELAEADRRKDEFLAMLAHELRNPLAPVRNAVQILQATYTHDPVVTRLAEMLGRQVGQMVHMVDDLLDVSRFTRGKVELRREPMVLADAVTRAVETARPLIDARHHAIEISVPAEPIHLDADPTRLTQILGNLLNNAAKYTGDGGRIWLSAVREGDEAVVRVRDTGIGLAPEMLLRAFDLFTQESRTLDRAQGGLGIGLTLVRSLVELHGGTVRAFSDGPGLGSEFVIRLPALPTGVKEANERSAPRPTVEPARRLLIVDDNVDSAESLAEVLALAGHKVWTAHDGPTALREVQAHLPEIILLDIGLPRMDGYEVARRVRQLPNLGNTTLIAMTGYGQEEDRRKSQEAGFNHHLVKPVDLDEVRRLLSSIPFSEQTN, encoded by the coding sequence ATGGGGCTTTCGGCGGGATTGTTGAATCAACTCGAGGCCGTCGGCGATTGGGGGTTGCTCGCCACCGACACCGAACTCACGGTCACCGGTTGGAACCGTTGGCTCGAACGCCAGACCGGGTTGGCGGCCGAAGACGTTCTTGGTCGGAAACTGCTCGACCTCTTTCCCGACCTACCGGTGCGCGGGCTGGACCGGTATTTCCGACAGGTTCTCGCGGGTCAAACCGCCATCTTGTCTCAGCGCTTCCACTCGTACATTCTCCCGATTCCGACTCCCATTGCCGGCGCCAACCAGGGGCGCATGCAGCAATCGGCGCGCATCCTCCCGCTCGTGGCCGATGGTAACGTCCTCGGCACCCTCACACTCATCGAGGATGTAACGGAGCGAGTCGTTCGAGATGCCGAACTCCGCTCGCGCGGGCGTCAACAAGCGGCCCTCGCGCTCTCGGCGCGGGCGGCCCTTGCGGGCCACGACATCGCGGCTCTGTGTAGTGAATCGGTTCACCAACTCGCGGACACCGTGGGGGCGGATTGCGCGGAAGTTATCGAGCGCCAGCCGAACAGTACAGCTTGGGCTAGGCTCGCGGGCACCGGGTGGTCGGAGGCGCCTGGTCCCATTTTTCAAACCGTGGAGACGGCACACGTTCGAGCGGTCCTCGATTCCGAATCGGCAGTACTGGGGGAACCTGAAGGCGATTCCCAGTTCGCCGCCGATGCGTACCTCCGAAGCCAAGGAATTGTGAGCGGGTTCGTCGTCCAAATCCCCGGGCGCGGAAACCAACCGTTCGGGCTCTTGGGCGTTTACTCGCGCACCCCGCGCCGGTTCACTCCGGACGAGCGCCAGCACGTCCAGGCGCTGGCCGACATCATCGGGACGGCGGCCGAGCGCAAACAATTGGACGCGGAACTGCGGTTGCGGGTTGGAGAATTAGCCGAGGCCGACCGCCGCAAGGACGAGTTCCTGGCAATGTTGGCCCACGAACTTCGTAACCCACTCGCTCCGGTGCGGAACGCTGTTCAGATTCTTCAAGCGACGTACACCCACGACCCCGTTGTGACGCGGCTGGCCGAAATGTTGGGCCGTCAGGTGGGGCAAATGGTTCACATGGTGGACGACCTGCTCGACGTCTCGCGTTTCACTCGCGGGAAGGTTGAATTGAGGAGGGAACCGATGGTTCTCGCGGACGCGGTAACCCGCGCCGTAGAAACCGCGCGCCCACTGATCGATGCCCGGCACCACGCGATCGAGATATCCGTCCCCGCGGAACCGATCCACCTCGACGCGGACCCGACGCGACTCACTCAGATCCTTGGAAATTTGCTCAATAACGCCGCGAAATACACGGGCGACGGCGGGCGCATCTGGCTCTCTGCTGTCCGCGAAGGCGACGAGGCGGTGGTCCGCGTTCGTGATACCGGGATCGGGCTGGCTCCCGAGATGCTGCTCCGCGCGTTTGATCTGTTCACACAAGAGAGCCGCACGCTCGACCGCGCGCAGGGCGGACTCGGGATCGGATTGACGCTGGTCCGCAGCTTGGTCGAACTTCACGGCGGCACCGTCCGGGCATTTAGCGACGGGCCGGGGCTCGGCAGCGAATTCGTCATTCGCCTGCCCGCGTTGCCGACCGGTGTGAAAGAAGCCAACGAGCGGAGCGCCCCGCGCCCGACGGTTGAACCGGCTCGCCGGCTCCTGATCGTGGACGATAACGTCGATTCGGCCGAGAGTTTGGCCGAAGTGCTTGCCCTCGCGGGCCACAAAGTCTGGACGGCTCACGACGGGCCGACAGCGTTGCGGGAGGTCCAAGCGCATTTACCGGAGATCATTCTTCTCGATATCGGGCTACCGCGCATGGACGGGTACGAAGTGGCCCGTCGGGTACGGCAGCTCCCGAACCTCGGGAACACGACGCTAATCGCGATGACTGGATACGGTCAGGAAGAAGATCGTCGAAAGTCACAAGAGGCAGGATTCAACCATCACCTCGTCAAACCTGTAGACCTCGACGAGGTCAGGCGGTTGTTGAGTTCGATTCCATTCAGTGAGCAAACGAACTAA
- a CDS encoding CheR family methyltransferase, whose protein sequence is MKPGDDQTELPIGTFIILRDLIRDRIGVSFDDDKRDLLAVKLADRLRTLSLTSFLDYYYLLKYGPGSEQEWPLLTNALSVQETYFWREYEQVRALIDVLVPQHVAAKRGPVRVWSAACATGEEPLSIAIALNEAGWFDRADVEVWASDISPSALEKAQRGVYRERSFRALPRDLREKYFTPADGGQRVAPELHARVKFVSANLLDPTSTVTLATAPFIFCRNVFIYFSGATVTRVVQGFADRMPKPGYLFPGVSESLLRATTAFQLEEIGKAFVYVKR, encoded by the coding sequence ATGAAGCCCGGGGACGATCAGACCGAGTTACCGATCGGCACGTTCATTATCCTGCGGGATCTCATCCGCGACCGGATCGGCGTCTCGTTCGACGACGACAAACGGGATCTGTTGGCCGTTAAACTCGCGGACCGGCTCCGCACCTTGAGCCTGACGTCGTTTCTCGACTACTACTACCTGTTGAAATACGGTCCCGGCTCGGAACAGGAGTGGCCGCTCCTCACCAATGCTCTCTCCGTTCAAGAGACGTATTTTTGGCGCGAATACGAGCAGGTCCGCGCGCTGATCGACGTGCTCGTTCCACAACACGTGGCAGCAAAGCGCGGACCGGTCCGCGTTTGGTCGGCCGCTTGTGCCACCGGGGAAGAACCGCTCAGCATCGCCATCGCGCTCAACGAGGCCGGGTGGTTCGACCGCGCGGACGTCGAAGTGTGGGCCAGCGACATCAGCCCGTCCGCGCTCGAAAAGGCCCAGCGCGGAGTGTACCGAGAGCGCTCGTTCCGTGCCTTGCCCCGGGATCTGCGCGAGAAATATTTCACCCCCGCGGACGGCGGGCAGCGCGTGGCACCGGAACTGCACGCTCGAGTCAAGTTCGTTTCGGCGAATCTACTAGACCCGACCTCAACAGTCACGCTCGCGACCGCGCCGTTCATCTTTTGCCGGAACGTGTTCATCTATTTTTCGGGAGCGACCGTAACGCGGGTCGTGCAAGGCTTCGCCGACCGGATGCCGAAGCCGGGTTACCTGTTCCCGGGTGTGTCGGAATCGTTGCTCCGGGCGACAACGGCCTTTCAGCTAGAAGAAATCGGTAAGGCGTTTGTGTACGTGAAGCGCTGA
- a CDS encoding protein-glutamate methylesterase/protein-glutamine glutaminase, producing MGDIVRVLIVDDSAYVRKAVRQMLSRSPFIEVVGVARDGEEALELVEQLRPDVVTLDLHMPRCDGLDFLKQQMARRPVPVIVLSAASESGELVMQALDAGAVDVVQKPTALANDKVFEVADTLIATVKAVTAARLPAPTNAPHLSSALPLAAPKAGKTDVLVIGVSTGGPQALKRIIPQLPADFPVPIAMVLHMPVGYTELFARSLGEASQIAVAEAQEGDVFRPGLALLAPAGYHLSCSRRPDGAVIARLSLRPLDTAHRPAVDVLFRSAAEVYGDRTLALVLTGMGSDGAQGAAWIKAQGGRVFTEAEETCVVYGMPRSVAEAGLSDRVVPLNRMTEAILGAL from the coding sequence GTGGGTGACATCGTGCGGGTTCTGATCGTGGACGACTCGGCTTACGTCCGGAAGGCCGTGCGCCAGATGCTGTCCCGCAGCCCGTTCATTGAGGTGGTCGGGGTCGCGCGGGACGGGGAAGAGGCACTGGAACTGGTCGAACAGCTACGGCCCGATGTCGTGACCCTCGATCTCCACATGCCCCGGTGCGACGGGTTAGACTTTTTGAAACAGCAAATGGCCCGGCGCCCGGTTCCCGTGATCGTGTTGAGCGCGGCGAGCGAGAGCGGCGAACTGGTGATGCAGGCTCTCGACGCCGGGGCCGTGGACGTCGTTCAGAAACCGACCGCACTGGCAAACGACAAAGTATTTGAGGTCGCCGATACCCTGATAGCGACGGTCAAAGCCGTCACCGCGGCACGACTACCCGCACCGACGAACGCCCCACACCTCTCCAGCGCTTTGCCCCTTGCGGCTCCGAAAGCCGGAAAAACCGACGTGCTGGTGATCGGTGTTTCAACCGGCGGTCCCCAAGCCCTGAAGAGGATAATCCCTCAACTTCCGGCCGATTTTCCGGTTCCGATCGCGATGGTCTTACACATGCCAGTGGGGTATACCGAGTTATTCGCTCGCAGTTTGGGGGAAGCGTCTCAGATCGCGGTAGCCGAAGCGCAAGAGGGCGACGTGTTCCGCCCCGGGCTAGCGCTGCTGGCCCCGGCGGGGTACCACCTGTCGTGCTCCCGGCGGCCGGACGGGGCCGTCATCGCTCGCCTCAGTCTGCGCCCGCTCGATACGGCTCACCGCCCCGCCGTAGACGTGTTGTTCCGATCCGCTGCCGAAGTGTACGGCGATCGAACACTCGCGCTCGTGCTCACTGGTATGGGTTCGGACGGGGCGCAAGGGGCCGCGTGGATCAAAGCTCAAGGCGGGCGAGTGTTTACGGAAGCAGAAGAGACGTGCGTGGTCTACGGAATGCCGCGCTCGGTTGCTGAAGCCGGTTTAAGTGATCGCGTCGTCCCGCTGAATAGAATGACCGAGGCGATCCTGGGGGCACTCTGA
- a CDS encoding response regulator: protein MARILVVDDSALSRRVSRRILEGAGHAVADVADGLTALERYALDRPDLVLLDVTMAEMDGLEVLRQIKVMDSTAVVVMATADVQSSTRTLAETGGASGFVSKPLSAETVLQAVDAALVGQGGAK from the coding sequence ATGGCAAGAATCCTGGTCGTGGACGATTCCGCCCTGTCGCGGCGCGTGTCCCGTCGCATTTTGGAGGGGGCGGGGCACGCGGTTGCAGACGTCGCGGACGGCTTGACCGCGCTGGAACGGTACGCGCTCGACCGGCCGGATCTCGTGCTGCTCGATGTGACAATGGCCGAAATGGACGGATTGGAAGTGCTCCGCCAAATCAAGGTCATGGACTCCACGGCCGTTGTGGTGATGGCCACCGCCGACGTTCAAAGCTCCACGCGGACGCTGGCCGAGACCGGCGGCGCGTCCGGGTTCGTATCGAAGCCCCTCAGCGCAGAAACCGTGCTCCAAGCCGTCGACGCGGCCCTCGTCGGACAGGGGGGCGCGAAGTGA
- a CDS encoding chemotaxis protein CheW yields the protein MANSEPYILFELAGAAYAVASANVQRMEMIENVTPVPNAPAFVDGVVFSRGRVVPAINLRRRFGFDRVPYDEKARLIVVAHADRAVGLIVDSAREFVNVPSDAIHPPPEGLAGMSGNYLSGIATIGGRVVLILNVAEVLNRTDGSMTALPEH from the coding sequence GTGGCGAACTCCGAACCGTACATCCTGTTTGAATTGGCGGGAGCCGCCTACGCTGTCGCGAGTGCGAACGTTCAGCGGATGGAAATGATTGAGAACGTGACCCCGGTGCCGAACGCGCCGGCGTTCGTGGACGGGGTGGTGTTCTCCCGCGGGCGCGTCGTCCCCGCGATCAACCTCCGGCGCCGGTTCGGCTTCGATCGCGTGCCCTACGACGAGAAGGCGCGCCTGATTGTGGTCGCGCACGCGGACCGTGCGGTCGGGCTGATCGTCGATTCGGCCCGCGAATTTGTGAACGTCCCGAGCGACGCGATTCACCCCCCGCCCGAGGGCTTGGCCGGGATGAGTGGGAACTACCTGAGTGGTATCGCCACGATCGGCGGGCGCGTGGTTCTGATTCTGAACGTGGCGGAAGTATTGAACCGCACCGATGGATCGATGACGGCCCTTCCCGAACACTAA